A DNA window from Borrelia sp. HM contains the following coding sequences:
- a CDS encoding ABC transporter ATP-binding protein produces MENILCIKKVHKTYTKNKTKIKVIENLDLNVKSGDFISIQGKSGCGKSTLFNIISGIDKVDSGDIISCGISLKDASEKTLSLYKNKKIGLVFQNHNLIDEFNVLENIILPKIIEGQDDLKTINQKAINLMKILEIDTRVEHYPSELSGGESQRAAIARALINEPNIILCDEPTGNLDVKTAKTVESLLINTAKKFGKTLILVSHNPEFSNKADIKYELKEKRLNRI; encoded by the coding sequence ATGGAAAACATACTATGTATCAAGAAAGTTCATAAAACATATACTAAAAATAAAACAAAAATAAAAGTAATAGAAAATTTAGATTTAAATGTAAAAAGTGGAGATTTTATTTCAATTCAAGGTAAAAGCGGATGTGGGAAATCAACTCTTTTTAACATAATATCAGGAATTGATAAAGTAGATTCAGGAGATATCATCTCATGTGGAATATCTTTAAAAGATGCAAGCGAGAAAACATTAAGTTTATATAAAAATAAAAAAATAGGTCTTGTTTTTCAAAATCACAATTTAATTGACGAGTTTAATGTACTTGAAAACATTATCCTACCTAAAATAATTGAAGGTCAAGATGATTTAAAAACAATAAATCAAAAAGCAATAAATCTAATGAAAATATTAGAAATAGATACAAGAGTAGAACATTACCCTTCAGAACTATCAGGAGGAGAATCACAAAGAGCAGCTATTGCAAGAGCTTTAATTAATGAACCAAATATAATCTTATGCGATGAACCCACTGGTAATCTGGATGTTAAGACTGCCAAAACTGTAGAATCTCTATTAATAAACACAGCCAAAAAATTTGGTAAAACACTAATTTTAGTTAGTCATAATCCAGAATTTTCTAACAAAGCAGATATAAAATATGAACTTAAAGAAAAAAGACTAAATAGAATATGA